The DNA region CCACGCACACGCCGGCCGGATACCTGTTCTTGCCCGAGCCGCCGGTGGAGCGCCTCCCCATCCCGGACTTCCGCACGGTTTCCGCCCCACAGCGCCAGCGTCCGAGCCCAGAGCTCCTCGACACGATCTACGCGATGCAGCAGCGTCAGGGCTGGCTCCGCGAGTACCTCATTGAAGACGAAGCGGAGACTCTCGCCTTCGTGGGAAGCGCGAGGCTTTCGGACCCCCCCGAGTCCGTCGGGGCCGAGATGCGGCGCGTGGTTGGGATCGAGGATGGATGGGCCAGCTCCGTTGCCACCTGGCAGCAGGCGGTGAGCGACCTGCGCCGCCGGATCGAGGCGCTGGGGGTCATGGCGGTGATCAACGGCGTGGTCGGCAACAACACCCACCGCCCGCTCGATGTCGCGGAGTTCCGCGGTTTCGCGCTGAACGATCCCTACGCGCCCCTCATCTTCGTGAACGGGGCGGATGCAAAATCCGCTCAGATGTTCACGCTAGCCCATGAGCTGGCCCACCTCTGGCTCGGCGCGCCGGGACTCTCCGGGTTCGAAGGGCTCTTCCCACGGGGCACCGACGTAGAGGAGTGGTGCAACCAGGCCGCCGCCGAGTTCCTCGTGCCTGCACGCACTCTGGAGGCGGAATGGCCCGAGGTGCGCCGGAGCAAAGCGGCCTTCGAGGCCCTCGCCCGAACCTTCAAAGTGAGCCCCATCGTCGTGGCGCGGCGCGCGCTGGATCTGCGGCTGATCGCCCGCACCACCTTCTTCGCCTTCTACGACGCATATATCAAACAGGAGCACCGCCGAAAGCCGCGAGCGGGTGGAGGGGACTTCTACAACAACCAGAACACCCGCGTCGGCGAGTTGCTCGCGGCGCACGTCATGCGCGCGGCGGCCGAAGGACGGGTGGGCTTCAAGGAAGCCTACGACCTCGTCGGGCTGCGCGGCGGAGCCTTTCGGGAGTACGCGTCTCGACTCGGAGTCCGTCTCTGATGCCGGACGCGAAGCTCTTCGTCGTCGACTCCGACGTCTTCATCACCGCCAAGAACCGCTACTACGCGTTCGATCTCTGCCCGGGCTTCTGGAAGAGCCTCGTGCGTCGCAACCGCGAAGGTCGCCTCTGCAGCATCGACAGAGTCAAGGGTGAGCTTCTCGTGGGTCCAGAAGACGAAGGCCTCGTGACGTGGGCCAAGGACGAGGTGCCACAGGGCTTCTTTCGCAGCGTAGACGAGGCAGCGGTGGTGGCGCGGTACAGGGAGATCATGCTCTGGGCCCAGAAGGCACCCCGCTTCTTCGACGCGGCAAAGGCGAAGTTCGCCACTGGCGCCGATGGGTGGCTCGTGGCCTTTGCCATGGTCCACGAGGCGATCGTCGTGACGAACGAGCAGCCGAGACCGAACGCTCAGCGAGAGATCAAGCTTCCCGACGTGTGTGAGCAGTTCGGAGTGGCCTACCTGGATACCTTCCAGATGCTCAGGGCGCTCTCGGTCCAGTTCGATTGGGGGGGGACGAGCTGATGCCCGGTAAGCACACCGAGCGTGCCTTCGAGGACGCGATCGAGCACAGCCTCGTCGCGGAAGGTGGTTGGACGAGGGGCGAGGCGACCGGCTTCGACCGAGAGCGGGCGGTCTCGAGCGGGGGCTTCTTCGCGTTCGTCGAAGCCACGCAGGCCGACCTCTGGGCCGAGCTGAAGAAGCAACACGGCGCGGGGCTGGAGGCGGCTGTGCTCGAGGCCCTCGTGAAGTCGCTCGACAGCCGCGGCACTCTCGACGTGCTGCGCCACGGATTCAAGTTCTACGGCAAGCGGATCGACTGCGCCTACTTCCGGCCCGCGCACGGGCTCAACCCGGAGATCCTGGCCCAGTACGGCCAGAACCGCCTCGTCGTGACCCGCCAGGTCCACTTCGCCAAGGCCGAGGACCGCGACGAAGACCAGTCGATCGATCTCCTGCTGTCGCTCAACGGGCTGGCCGTCGCCACGGCCGAGCTGAAAAACCCGCTCACCGGGCAGACCGTCCACGACGCGATCGCTCAGTACCGCGGCCGTAACCCGCGACACCGGCTCTTCCAGCTCAAGAAGCGGGCGCTGGTCCACTTCGCGGTCGACCCGGACCTGGTCTA from Deltaproteobacteria bacterium includes:
- a CDS encoding DUF4411 family protein, coding for MPDAKLFVVDSDVFITAKNRYYAFDLCPGFWKSLVRRNREGRLCSIDRVKGELLVGPEDEGLVTWAKDEVPQGFFRSVDEAAVVARYREIMLWAQKAPRFFDAAKAKFATGADGWLVAFAMVHEAIVVTNEQPRPNAQREIKLPDVCEQFGVAYLDTFQMLRALSVQFDWGGTS
- a CDS encoding ImmA/IrrE family metallo-endopeptidase, yielding MTVRVDVKPELLRWACERSGLDVAALTGRFPHLEAWTRGEVKPTLKQLESLAKATHTPAGYLFLPEPPVERLPIPDFRTVSAPQRQRPSPELLDTIYAMQQRQGWLREYLIEDEAETLAFVGSARLSDPPESVGAEMRRVVGIEDGWASSVATWQQAVSDLRRRIEALGVMAVINGVVGNNTHRPLDVAEFRGFALNDPYAPLIFVNGADAKSAQMFTLAHELAHLWLGAPGLSGFEGLFPRGTDVEEWCNQAAAEFLVPARTLEAEWPEVRRSKAAFEALARTFKVSPIVVARRALDLRLIARTTFFAFYDAYIKQEHRRKPRAGGGDFYNNQNTRVGELLAAHVMRAAAEGRVGFKEAYDLVGLRGGAFREYASRLGVRL